A single window of Prionailurus viverrinus isolate Anna chromosome F1, UM_Priviv_1.0, whole genome shotgun sequence DNA harbors:
- the GPR52 gene encoding G-protein coupled receptor 52, with product MNESRWTEWSILNMSSGIVNVSERHSCPLGFGYYSAVDVCIFETVVIVLLTFLIIAGNLTVIFVFHCAPLLHHYTTSYFIQTMAYADLFVGVSCLVPTLSLLHYSTGIHESLTCQVFGYIISVLKSVSMACLACISVDRYLAITKPLSYNQLVTPCRLRICIILIWIYSCLIFLPSFFGWGKPGYHGDIFEWCATSWLTSAYFTGFIVCLLYAPAAFVVCFTYFHIFKICRQHTKEINDRRARFPSHEVDASGETGHSPDRRYAMVLFRITSVFYMLWLPYIIYFLLESSRVLDNPTLSFLTTWLAISNSFCNCVIYSLSNSVFQLGLRRLSKTMCTSCLCVKDQEARDPKPRKRANSCSI from the coding sequence ATGAATGAATCCAGGTGGACTGAATGGAGCATCCTGAACATGAGCAGTGGCATTGTGAATGTGTCTGAACGTCACTCCTGCCCACTTGGATTTGGCTACTACAGTGCGGTGGATGTGTGCATCTTTGAGACCGTTGTTATTGTCTTGCTGACATTTCTAATCATTGCTGGGAATTTAACGGTCATCTTTGTTTTTCACTGTGCTCCACTCTTACACCATTACACTACCAGCTATTTTATTCAGACAATGGCATATGCTGATCTTTTCGTTGGAGTTAGCTGCTTGGTTCCTACTCTCTCACTTCTTCACTACTCCACAGGTATCCATGAGTCATTGACTTGCCAGGTTTTTGGATATATCATCTCGGTTCTAAAAAGCGTTTCTATGGCATGTCTTGCTTGCATAAGCGTGGATCGCTATCTTGCAATAACCAAGCCTCTTTCCTACAATCAACTGGTCACTCCTTGtcgcctgagaatttgcattattttaatcTGGATCTACTCTTGCCtcattttcttgccttccttttttGGCTGGGGGAAACCTGGGTACCATGGTGACATTTTTGAATGGTGTGCCACCTCTTGGCTCACCAGTGCCTATTTTACTGGCtttattgtttgtttactttATGCTCCTGCTGCCTTTGTGGTCTGCTTCACTTACttccacattttcaaaatttgcCGTCAGCACACCAAAGAGATAAATGACCGGAGGGCCCGATTTCCTAGCCATGAGGTGGATGCCTCTGGAGAGACCGGACACAGCCCCGACCGTCGCTACGCCATGGTTTTGTTTCGGATAACCAGTGTGTTTTACATGCTGTGGCTCCCTTATATAATTTACTTTCTTCTGGAAAGCTCCCGGGTCTTAGACAATCCAACACTGTCCTTCCTAACAACCTGGCTTGCTATAAGTAATAGTTTTTGTAACTGTGTAATATACAGCCTTTCCAACAGTGTTTTCCAGCTAGGCCTCCGAAGACTGTCCAAGACGATGTGCACATCTTGTCTGTGTGTGAAGGATCAGGAAGCACGAGACCCCAAACCTAGGAAACGGGCTAATTCCTGCTCCATTTGA